A stretch of DNA from Lawsonibacter asaccharolyticus:
TTGTGGCGGAGCAGGCCCTGCGGGGGACCATCCTGGCCCATGTGGACGGCGGCGTGCCCAACATCCTGATCCGGATGCCCCAGATCAGCGAGAGCTCGGTGGGTTACCTGATCTATTTCTTCGAGTATGTGTGCGGCCTGTCCGGCTACCTGCTGGGGGTCAATCCCTTTGACCAGCCCGGCGTGGAGGCCTATAAGAAGAACATGTTCGCTCTGCTGGGCAAGCCAGGCTATGAGGAGATGAAGCAGAAGCTGGAGTCCCGGCTTTGAGCCCTCCCTGGACAGATCCCAAAAAATTCACAAAGAATCCGGTTGAAAAAAACGGTTCGATATGGTAAAGTGATAGCAAGGAAGGGACCAGCTTCCCACGTTTAACATCGTAAGGAGTGAGTAACATGATTAGAGTAATCATGGGTAAGAAGGGCTCCGGCAAGACCAAGCAGATGATCGACATGATCAACAACGCCGTCCAGACCGAGCACGGCAATGTCGTCTGCATCGAGCGGGGCTCCAAGCTGACTTATGACATCCACTATCAGATCCGTCTGGTGGAGGCCAGCAGCTACGATATCGACAGCTATGCCACCCTGAAGGGCTTTGTCAGCGGTCTGTACGCTGGCAATTATGACATCACCCATATCTTCATCGACAGCCTGTGCAAGATCGTTCCCGGCCCCTGCGACAACGAGACCGAGAAGTTCCTGGATTGGCTGAACGCCTTTGGCGAGAAACATGGCATCAAGTTCACCATCACCATCAGTGACGACGCCTCCCTGGCCCCCGAGGGCATCAAGAAGTATTTCTAAAGACCTCCCCCCGTCTGAATGAGATAAAAAGAAGCCCGGGCACTCCTGTTTTGGATGTGCCCGGGCTTTTTGCGCCTGCCGAGAGGCGGGAGCGCCCCCCTTCTGCCGGCGCGGTCCCTTATTTCGGGACCAGGGAGAAAACTCCGACAGGAAGAGATGTCCAACAGGGTTGACAGGGGAAGGAAAAGGGAGTATTCTATGAGTGAAATTAGAACATATGTTCTATATAAAAGGGAGCAAAAAAGCATCCGAAGACAGGCGGCCTTGCGGTCCCGGACCGGCAGGGCCGCCGTTCCGCCCGTAAAGGGGGCTGCTGGACCGAAAGGAGTGTGGGGGACGGCTTGCTCATATCATTTGACATCCATTTCCGGCCGCTTGGGGCTGGTGGAAACAGAAAACCCTAAAAGGCTTGAAAATAAGCACTTTTAGGGTCAAAAAAAGAGCAGGATCGATGGGAGGTGAGGGTCAAATAGAATCACAGAGAGGCGGCGGACGGCATGTTTTTTGTCCTGAGGATAAAAAAACATGGCCGCAAAGCGAACTTTGCGGCCACGTGGTGGAGGAGGGTGGATTCGAACCACCGAAGCGAAACGCAACAGATTTACAGTCTGCCCCCTTTGGCCACTCGGGAACTCCTCCATATGAAATTGTGGAGCTGGTGGACGGATTCGAACCCCCGACCTGCTGATTACAAATCAGCTGCTCTACCGGCTGAGCTACACCAGCACTTGTCAAGACGGCTGTCCAACAGCAAGGGATACTATAACAGACGTCTTGACTTTTGTCAAGTATTATTTTGAGAGGAGAGAGAAAAAATTTACCAAACAGAGGAGAAGATCCAAATAGTCCGGCGGAGCCGGGGGCCGTACCCGCCGCTGCGGGACATCCAGCAGGCGCGGCCTGTGCTGGTATGCCCGAGGTGCGGCGGGGAGCAGTACCGCTGTGACCAGCTGGTCTGGGCGGACGGAGGGCTGCTGTGCGCCGCCTGCGCCGCAAAGAGGGAAGAGGAGGAGTGCGTGAGATGACCTTGTTGGAGCTTTCGGTGGAGTACCGGGACCATGCCCGGGCGCTGGACTTCCGCATCGTCCAGCTGCGGGATGCCTGGGAGCACACCATGGACGAGGGGGAGCGATGCATGCTGGCCGAGCGGATCAGGGTGCTGTCCACCATGCTGCGGGAGGCCCGGGAACTGGCAGTGCTCTGTGAGCGCTACTACGACAGGGGGTACCGGAGAAATGTCAAATACACGATATAGGCGGGGCAAGCTGTACGCCGCGGATATGGCGGTGTACACCCGGCAGATGGCTGCGGACAACAGCGCCGAGCTCAGCCGGCTCAAGCGCAACCTGATCCGGGCCCTGAAGGAGGACGTCACGCCCAGGCAGCGGGAGGTGCTCACCCTGTATTATGCCCAGGGGCTGAACATGCGGGAGATCGGGGAGCGGCTGGGGGTGGACAAGTCCACGGTGTCCCGGAACATCAAGCGGGGGGAGCGGAGGCTCCAGCGCTGCCTGCGCTATGGGGCGGAAGCATTTCTGCGCAACCTGTATGACTGAGGATTGCGGCCCCTGGAGGGCTGTGGTAAGATAGAAAAAACGGCTGAGGGGAGCATGTGCATGAAATATCGGGCCATCTGTTTCGATTTTGACTATACCCTGGGGGACTCCACCGACTCCATCGTGGCGGGATTCCAGTATGGATTCACCCGCCTGGGGTGGCCGGCCCCCGACCGGGAGACAGTGAGAAGGACGGTGGGCTATCTGCTGGAGGATGCTTACACCCTGCTTACAGGGGATCGGGACCCGGAGCACCGGGCGGCCTTCCGTCCCCTGTTCCTGGAGGCGTCCATGGAGCGCCAGCGCCGGGAGACCACTCTGTTTCCAGGTGCCCCGGAGCTGCTCCGGGAGCTGAAGGCCCGGGGGATCAGGCTGGGGATCGTGAGCACCAAGCGCAGTGATACCCTGGAGGCCATCCTGGAGAACCGGGGGGTGCTGGGGGAGCTGGACCTGATCATCGGCAGCGACCGGGTGAAGCGGCATAAGCCGGACCCGGAGGGGCTGCTGGCTGCCATGTCCCGACTGGGGGCGGGGCCGGAGGAGACTTTGTTCTGTGGAGACACGGTGCTGGATGCGGGGGCGGCCCAAAATGCGGGGACAGAGTTCGCCGCGGTGCTCAATGGCACCACGCCGGCCTCTGCCTTCCGGGAGTGGCCCCATGTCCACATCGCCCCGGACCTTTGGGACCTGAAGCGGTGGCTGGAAGAACAATAAAAAGGCGGCAGGCCATGCCTGCCGCCTTTTTTCTGCCCCGTCCCTCTTGACATACCTGGACTATCTTGGTATATTGAGCCTAGAGGTACTAGGTATATCGTCCGGCAGGGGCCGGAGAAAGGACGGCGAACATGAAATTCGATAAAGGGCTGATCGCGGGCAGCTCTACGCTGCTGGTGCTGACTCTGCTGGAGAGCGGGGACATGTATGGCTATCAGATGATCGAGGAGCTCTCCCGCCGCTCCAACGACGCCTTTCAGTTTCAGGAGGGGACC
This window harbors:
- a CDS encoding endonuclease — protein: MSEIRTYVLYKREQKSIRRQAALRSRTGRAAVPPVKGAAGPKGVWGTACSYHLTSISGRLGLVETENPKRLENKHF